Proteins encoded together in one Polaribacter reichenbachii window:
- a CDS encoding DUF6952 family protein — protein sequence MKLPVIKHLTNFIEENDQDYVLETIETLEALTEVPSLKDEELDVIGELISNLYGAVEVDKMIKKGTPKKEALNTFMKRVLGSIDK from the coding sequence ATGAAACTACCAGTTATAAAACACTTAACTAATTTTATCGAAGAAAACGATCAAGATTATGTTTTAGAAACCATAGAAACTTTAGAAGCTTTAACAGAAGTTCCTTCTTTAAAAGATGAAGAATTAGATGTTATTGGCGAATTAATTTCTAATTTGTATGGTGCAGTAGAAGTAGATAAAATGATTAAGAAAGGCACACCCAAAAAAGAAGCATTAAATACATTTATGAAAAGAGTTTTAGGCTCTATTGATAAATAA
- a CDS encoding RluA family pseudouridine synthase: protein MQENNSQDIENDDLYEHHRFIATAGQEPLRVDKFLMNFIENATRNKVQQAAKAGNVLVNDVVVKSNHKVKPFDVVRVVLSYPPAENLLVAEDIPLDIVYEDDTVIVVNKPAGMVVHPGHGNYSGTLVNGLIHHIENLPTNSNERPGLVHRIDKDTSGLLVVAKTEFAMAHLSKQFFDRTTERLYYALVWGNIEDDEGRIEGNIGRSLKNRLQMAVFPDGDFGKHAVTHFKVLERLTYVTLVQCKLETGRTHQIRAHFKHIGHTLFNDERYGGNDILKGTTFTKYKQFVNNCFKVLPRQALHAKTLGFTHPITGQFMQFNSEVPKDITDCLEKWRTYSENSKDVEL, encoded by the coding sequence ATGCAAGAAAATAATTCTCAAGACATAGAAAATGATGATTTGTACGAACATCATAGATTTATAGCAACTGCTGGTCAAGAGCCTTTAAGAGTTGATAAATTTTTAATGAATTTCATTGAAAACGCAACCCGAAATAAAGTACAACAAGCTGCAAAAGCAGGTAATGTTTTGGTGAATGATGTTGTTGTAAAATCGAATCATAAAGTAAAACCTTTTGATGTAGTTAGAGTGGTTTTGTCTTATCCACCAGCAGAAAACTTATTGGTTGCAGAAGATATTCCTTTAGATATTGTTTACGAAGATGATACTGTTATTGTTGTAAATAAACCTGCAGGAATGGTTGTACATCCAGGTCATGGAAATTATTCTGGTACTTTAGTAAATGGTTTAATTCATCATATAGAAAATTTACCAACCAATTCTAATGAAAGACCAGGTTTAGTGCATAGAATTGATAAAGACACAAGTGGTTTATTAGTTGTTGCCAAAACCGAATTTGCTATGGCACATTTATCCAAACAATTTTTTGATAGAACTACAGAACGTTTATACTATGCTTTAGTTTGGGGAAATATCGAAGATGATGAAGGTAGAATTGAAGGTAATATTGGGCGTAGTTTAAAAAACCGTTTGCAGATGGCTGTTTTTCCTGATGGTGATTTTGGAAAACACGCTGTTACACATTTTAAAGTTTTAGAGCGTTTAACATACGTTACTTTAGTGCAATGTAAATTAGAAACAGGTAGAACTCATCAAATTAGAGCACATTTTAAACATATTGGTCATACGCTTTTTAATGACGAAAGATATGGAGGAAATGACATTTTAAAAGGAACAACCTTTACAAAATACAAACAATTTGTAAATAACTGTTTTAAAGTTTTACCAAGACAAGCTTTACACGCAAAAACTTTAGGATTTACACATCCTATTACTGGCCAATTTATGCAGTTTAACTCAGAAGTGCCTAAAGATATTACTGACTGTTTAGAAAAATGGAGAACTTATTCTGAGAATTCAAAAGACGTAGAATTGTAA
- a CDS encoding thioredoxin family protein produces the protein MLQELSQDNLSEIISENQKVIVQYSATWCGNCRIMKPKFKKLSSENENVAFVLADAENFPESRKLADVSNLPTFATFVDGKFVNQTQTNKFDVLKDLVNEVV, from the coding sequence ATGTTACAAGAATTAAGTCAAGACAATTTATCAGAAATCATTTCTGAAAATCAAAAAGTAATTGTACAATATTCAGCAACTTGGTGTGGAAACTGTAGAATTATGAAACCAAAATTTAAAAAATTATCTTCTGAAAATGAAAATGTAGCATTTGTATTAGCAGATGCTGAAAATTTTCCTGAAAGTAGAAAATTAGCTGATGTAAGCAACTTACCAACCTTTGCTACTTTTGTAGATGGTAAATTTGTAAATCAAACACAGACTAATAAATTTGATGTGTTAAAAGATTTAGTAAACGAAGTTGTTTAA
- a CDS encoding PASTA domain-containing protein has translation MSIFKFLKSKSFLLQIVIAIVGFFILFFVLKFWLNITTNHDQKIQVPNLHKITLDEAERKLKELNLDFKVIDSASYNPTYPKKSVIEQSPEAGDFVKEKRKIYLTLNPSKYRDITIPDLNGRTKRQAESELTAIGFIVGTDYTYVRDIGLDVVRGLRHKGKILNANDKLPKNSIIELVLGDGER, from the coding sequence ATGAGTATTTTTAAGTTTCTGAAAAGCAAATCCTTTTTATTGCAAATTGTAATTGCAATTGTTGGTTTTTTTATATTATTTTTTGTCTTAAAATTTTGGTTGAACATCACCACAAACCACGACCAAAAAATACAAGTTCCTAATCTTCACAAAATTACTTTAGATGAAGCCGAACGAAAATTAAAAGAATTAAACTTAGATTTTAAAGTGATAGACAGCGCAAGCTACAACCCAACGTATCCTAAAAAATCTGTGATTGAACAAAGCCCAGAAGCTGGAGATTTTGTAAAAGAAAAACGTAAAATATATCTTACTTTAAATCCGTCGAAATACAGAGATATTACTATTCCTGATTTAAATGGACGCACCAAAAGACAAGCTGAATCTGAATTGACTGCAATTGGTTTTATTGTTGGTACAGATTATACTTATGTTAGAGACATTGGTTTAGATGTAGTTAGAGGTTTACGCCACAAAGGTAAAATCTTAAATGCAAATGATAAATTGCCTAAAAACTCTATAATTGAGTTGGTTTTGGGTGATGGTGAGAGGTAG
- a CDS encoding peroxiredoxin, with protein MATAVGKKFPDLNVDAMNEMGDTFKINVLEEAVNKNKKVVLFWYPKDFTFVCPTELHAFQAALGEFEKRNTIVIGASCDTPEVHFAWLSTSKDNGGIEGVTYPLLSDSNRNLSSILGILDITNETFDEATQTVQVEGDNVTYRATYIIDEEGIVQHESINNMPLGRNVGEYLRLVDALTHVQEKGEVCPANWEEGKDAMSPNAKGTAEYLASH; from the coding sequence ATGGCAACAGCAGTTGGTAAAAAATTTCCAGATTTAAATGTAGACGCAATGAATGAAATGGGTGATACATTTAAAATTAATGTTTTAGAAGAAGCAGTAAACAAGAATAAAAAAGTTGTTTTGTTTTGGTATCCTAAAGATTTTACATTTGTATGTCCTACAGAATTACACGCTTTTCAAGCAGCTTTAGGTGAGTTCGAGAAAAGAAATACAATTGTTATTGGTGCTTCTTGTGATACTCCAGAAGTACATTTTGCGTGGTTAAGTACATCTAAAGATAATGGAGGAATTGAAGGTGTTACTTACCCTTTATTATCAGATTCTAACAGAAACTTATCATCAATTTTAGGAATTTTAGACATTACTAATGAAACTTTTGATGAAGCTACACAAACTGTACAAGTAGAAGGAGATAATGTAACTTATAGAGCTACATATATTATTGATGAAGAAGGTATTGTACAACATGAAAGTATTAACAACATGCCTTTAGGTAGAAATGTTGGTGAATATTTACGTTTAGTTGATGCGTTAACCCACGTTCAAGAAAAAGGTGAAGTTTGTCCTGCAAACTGGGAAGAAGGTAAAGATGCAATGTCTCCAAATGCTAAAGGAACTGCAGAATATTTAGCTTCTCACTAA